The following coding sequences lie in one Allochromatium vinosum DSM 180 genomic window:
- a CDS encoding lytic transglycosylase domain-containing protein → MLGAVAVASWGTVRADIYKYVDAAGNVYFTDAPLQGSRYRLEWHRESRKVAREVTTRLKPEPSTSIASRGRIITSQSVAVLNQSQSQRRALYHHFVLANARRYGLSPSLLHAVIRAESAYNPAAVSRAGAQGLMQLMPGTAARYGVRDSFDPAENIRGGSAYLRDLLDLFDQDVKLALAGYNAGEGAVIKHGRQIPPYTETQDYVRKVLSFYAAERPNSFIMSAR, encoded by the coding sequence ATGCTCGGTGCCGTTGCGGTTGCATCCTGGGGAACGGTACGCGCTGATATCTACAAATATGTCGACGCGGCGGGGAACGTCTACTTTACAGATGCGCCGCTTCAGGGCAGCCGCTACAGGCTCGAATGGCATCGAGAATCGCGCAAGGTCGCGCGTGAGGTCACGACCCGGTTGAAGCCGGAGCCGAGCACGAGCATCGCCAGTCGGGGACGCATCATTACCAGCCAATCAGTCGCCGTGCTGAACCAGTCGCAATCACAGCGACGCGCCCTCTACCATCATTTCGTCCTGGCCAACGCGCGCCGCTACGGACTCTCGCCGAGTCTGCTCCATGCCGTCATCCGTGCCGAATCGGCCTACAATCCGGCGGCCGTCTCGCGCGCCGGCGCTCAGGGACTGATGCAGCTCATGCCGGGCACGGCCGCGCGCTACGGCGTCAGGGACAGCTTCGATCCGGCCGAGAACATCCGTGGCGGTTCGGCCTATCTGCGCGATCTGCTCGACCTCTTCGATCAGGACGTCAAGCTCGCGCTCGCCGGCTACAACGCGGGCGAGGGAGCCGTGATCAAGCATGGCCGCCAGATCCCGCCCTATACCGAGACGCAGGACTATGTGCGCAAGGTGCTGAGCTTCTACGCCGCTGAGCGGCCGAACAGCTTCATCATGTCGGCGCGCTAG
- the lysS gene encoding lysine--tRNA ligase encodes MSDAPSTATEALDENKLIAQRREKLARLRERGNAFPNDFRRDALAGDLLAQYEALEAEELEARAVRVKLAGRLMTRRVMGKASFAHIQDMSARIQVFVQRDQVGEETYDHFKRELDLGDIIGVEGQVFKTKTGELSVRCDSLRLLTKALRPLPEKFHGLTDMESRYRQRYLDLIMNTGTRDTFRVRTAIVQFIRDYLNGRGYLEVETPMMQVIPGGAVARPFITHHNALDMQLFLRIAPELFLKRLVVGGFEKVYEINRNFRNEGLSTRHNPEFTMLEFYEAYADYHDLMDLTEDMLRRMAIEVLGTTQIQYQGANYDFGRPFARLSVRDAILQFNPELTAADVDDLDRLRAVVERHGVVPKATWGLGKLQVELFEQTVESRLMDPTFITRYPTEVSPLARRNDEDPSVTDRFELFVGGREIANGFSELNDAEDQAERFRAQVAEKEAGDQEAMYYDADYVRALEHGLPPTAGEGIGIDRLVMLFTDSPSIRDVLLFPHMRPESI; translated from the coding sequence ATGAGCGACGCGCCATCAACCGCCACCGAGGCACTCGACGAGAACAAACTGATCGCCCAGCGGCGCGAGAAGCTGGCGCGGCTACGCGAGCGCGGCAACGCGTTCCCGAACGATTTCCGGCGCGATGCGCTGGCGGGCGACCTGCTGGCTCAGTACGAGGCGCTGGAGGCCGAGGAACTGGAAGCGCGTGCGGTGCGCGTCAAGCTGGCCGGTCGACTGATGACCCGGCGCGTCATGGGCAAAGCGAGCTTTGCGCACATCCAGGACATGTCGGCGCGCATCCAGGTCTTCGTCCAGCGCGATCAGGTCGGCGAAGAGACCTACGACCACTTCAAGCGCGAGCTGGATCTCGGCGACATCATCGGCGTCGAGGGTCAGGTGTTCAAGACCAAGACCGGCGAGCTGTCGGTGCGCTGTGATTCGCTGCGTCTGCTGACCAAGGCGCTGCGTCCGCTGCCCGAGAAATTCCATGGTCTGACCGACATGGAGAGCCGCTATCGGCAGCGTTATCTCGATCTGATCATGAACACGGGCACGCGCGACACCTTCCGCGTGCGCACCGCGATCGTGCAGTTCATCCGCGACTATCTCAACGGTCGCGGCTATCTGGAAGTCGAGACGCCGATGATGCAGGTGATTCCGGGCGGTGCGGTGGCGCGGCCCTTCATCACCCATCACAATGCGCTCGACATGCAGCTCTTCCTGCGCATCGCGCCCGAGTTGTTCCTCAAGCGGCTGGTGGTCGGCGGGTTCGAGAAGGTCTACGAGATCAACCGCAACTTCAGAAACGAAGGTCTCTCGACCCGGCACAACCCCGAGTTCACCATGCTGGAGTTCTACGAGGCCTATGCCGACTATCACGATCTGATGGATCTGACCGAGGACATGCTGCGCCGGATGGCGATCGAGGTGCTGGGCACGACTCAGATCCAGTATCAGGGCGCAAACTATGATTTCGGTCGGCCCTTCGCGCGGCTGAGCGTGCGTGACGCGATCCTCCAGTTCAATCCCGAGCTGACGGCGGCGGACGTCGACGACCTGGATCGCCTGCGCGCGGTGGTCGAGCGTCATGGCGTCGTACCCAAGGCGACCTGGGGGTTGGGCAAGCTGCAAGTCGAACTCTTCGAGCAGACGGTCGAGAGCCGGCTGATGGACCCGACCTTCATCACCCGCTATCCGACCGAGGTCTCACCGCTGGCGCGGCGCAATGACGAAGACCCAAGCGTCACTGACCGCTTCGAGCTCTTCGTCGGCGGACGCGAGATCGCCAACGGTTTCTCGGAGTTGAACGACGCCGAGGATCAGGCCGAGCGCTTCCGCGCCCAGGTGGCCGAGAAGGAGGCCGGCGACCAGGAGGCCATGTACTATGACGCCGACTATGTCCGCGCCCTAGAGCACGGTCTGCCGCCGACGGCGGGCGAGGGCATCGGCATCGACCGGCTGGTGATGCTCTTCACCGACTCGCCCTCGATCCGCGACGTGCTGCTGTTCCCGCACATGCGCCCGGAGTCGATCTAG
- the holA gene encoding DNA polymerase III subunit delta — translation MAIRFNELGSKLKAGLAPVYLICGDEPYQFGEAARLVREAARRAGFDEREILDTEGPFQWGALAATADAMSLFSSRRLIELRAANGKIGKEGSEAIRAYCERPCPDNLLLILAPGMDRKELQSAWAKRVESIGAVIQVWPLKERELEAWLAQRLQSAGLQPGTGVAGLLAERSEGNLLAAAQEVEKLRLLHDPGPLELDDLLGNLADSARFDLFALTDAALGGDRARVQRVLAVLRAEGTADVLVLWVLARELRMLAEAAGAVAARASLDAVYSRHRVPRMRQETIGRALKRLSPGRLRELLAQCAGVDRAIKGVEPGDSWHRLAVIADGLSSG, via the coding sequence ATGGCTATTCGTTTCAACGAGCTTGGCTCCAAGCTCAAGGCCGGACTGGCGCCGGTCTATCTGATCTGCGGCGACGAGCCCTATCAGTTCGGCGAGGCCGCGCGCCTGGTGCGCGAGGCGGCGCGCCGTGCCGGGTTCGACGAGCGCGAGATCCTCGACACCGAGGGGCCGTTCCAATGGGGAGCGTTGGCGGCGACTGCGGATGCGATGTCGCTGTTTTCGTCACGGCGGCTGATCGAGTTGCGCGCGGCCAACGGCAAGATCGGCAAGGAGGGCAGCGAGGCGATCCGCGCCTATTGCGAGCGTCCCTGTCCGGACAATCTGCTGCTGATCCTGGCGCCTGGAATGGATCGCAAGGAATTGCAGTCGGCCTGGGCCAAGCGGGTCGAGTCGATCGGAGCCGTGATCCAGGTGTGGCCGTTGAAGGAACGCGAGCTGGAAGCCTGGCTGGCGCAACGGTTGCAGTCGGCCGGCCTCCAGCCGGGCACAGGCGTGGCGGGACTGTTGGCCGAGCGCTCTGAAGGCAATCTGCTGGCGGCGGCGCAGGAGGTCGAGAAACTGCGTCTGCTGCACGATCCGGGGCCGCTCGAACTCGACGATCTGCTCGGCAATCTGGCCGACAGCGCGCGATTCGATCTCTTTGCGCTGACCGATGCCGCGCTCGGTGGCGATCGGGCGCGGGTGCAGCGTGTGCTGGCGGTGCTGCGGGCCGAGGGGACGGCGGATGTGCTGGTGCTCTGGGTGCTGGCGCGCGAGCTGCGGATGCTGGCCGAGGCGGCGGGAGCCGTCGCGGCGCGTGCCTCGCTCGACGCGGTCTATTCCAGACATCGCGTGCCACGGATGCGTCAGGAGACGATCGGGCGAGCGCTGAAGCGGCTGTCTCCGGGGCGCCTGCGCGAGCTGCTGGCTCAGTGCGCCGGCGTCGATCGCGCCATCAAGGGCGTCGAGCCGGGCGACTCCTGGCATCGGCTCGCCGTCATCGCCGATGGGCTGAGCAGCGGGTAG
- the ygfZ gene encoding CAF17-like 4Fe-4S cluster assembly/insertion protein YgfZ encodes MSIFEVHIMMHQWRDFLTAGTASIDAQGRVQFPEPATPTDCRLFDLSHLGLIAARGADAASFLQGQLTNDIRELSASHTQLSAHCSQKGRILTLFRALRLDETIYLQTPMERVAESIQRLSRFILRAKVTLNDASDELIRIGLAGETAPALLAAQGLPVPERDNGLVQSDDVAVIRIPGPTPRFELIGPFEPLRALWEALAPQAAPANATDWTRLDIQAGLPNVYDRTVETFVPQMLNLQRIDGVSFNKGCYTGQEVVARMQFLGKLKRRMYLAEVERDAPPQPGEELSAASSASQQTEGWVVDACPIGDRRHALLVVTETAAVDSGHDIRLGADGPTLSLREPPYGFPA; translated from the coding sequence ATGTCTATTTTCGAGGTCCATATCATGATGCATCAATGGCGAGACTTCCTGACCGCCGGCACGGCGTCCATCGACGCCCAGGGGCGCGTCCAGTTCCCGGAACCGGCGACACCCACGGATTGCCGGCTGTTCGATCTCTCGCATCTCGGGCTGATCGCGGCGCGCGGTGCGGACGCAGCGAGCTTTCTGCAGGGACAGCTCACCAACGACATTCGCGAGCTGTCGGCCAGCCATACCCAACTCAGCGCCCATTGCAGCCAGAAGGGACGTATCTTGACGCTGTTTCGCGCGCTGCGTCTGGACGAGACGATCTATCTCCAGACGCCGATGGAGCGTGTGGCCGAGAGCATCCAGCGCCTGAGCCGCTTCATCCTGCGCGCCAAGGTCACGCTGAACGATGCCAGTGACGAGCTGATCCGCATCGGGCTGGCAGGCGAGACAGCTCCGGCACTACTCGCTGCTCAGGGTCTGCCAGTGCCCGAGCGCGACAATGGACTGGTTCAGTCTGATGACGTCGCCGTGATCCGGATTCCCGGCCCCACGCCACGTTTCGAACTGATCGGCCCCTTCGAGCCGCTGCGCGCACTCTGGGAGGCGCTCGCGCCCCAGGCCGCACCCGCCAACGCCACCGACTGGACCCGGCTCGACATCCAGGCCGGTCTGCCGAACGTCTACGACCGCACGGTCGAGACCTTCGTGCCCCAGATGCTCAATCTGCAACGCATCGACGGCGTGAGCTTCAACAAGGGCTGCTATACCGGCCAGGAAGTCGTCGCACGCATGCAGTTCCTCGGCAAGCTCAAGCGGCGCATGTATCTGGCCGAAGTCGAGCGCGACGCTCCCCCCCAACCGGGCGAGGAACTCTCGGCCGCCTCCAGTGCTTCACAACAGACTGAAGGCTGGGTGGTCGATGCCTGCCCGATCGGCGACCGGCGCCATGCCCTGCTGGTCGTCACCGAAACGGCGGCCGTCGACAGCGGTCACGACATCCGGCTCGGCGCCGATGGGCCGACGCTCAGTCTGCGCGAGCCGCCCTATGGGTTTCCGGCCTAG
- a CDS encoding RNB domain-containing ribonuclease — translation MPTHQVTPPLDSLVLYKSRPARVAALGEKIEIELEGGQTKRVRPKDIELLHPGPLRRLSELVPLEGELNAAWELLEGGETTVRELAELAFDDYTPASAWAVWQQVAEGLAFVGTPESIQVRPRAVVEREQAERTAKEAAERDWRAFLERMAAARPAPEDAPRLSEVERLALGQSEHSRILEALGHPQTPESAHRALVQVGHWPERHNPHPRRCGAPIGDIELPVPDLDEETRLDLTHLPAYAIDDEGNQDPDDALSLDGDRLWVHVADVGALVRPDSELEREARARGSNLYLPEGVVNMLPWRVTEHLGLGLQEVSPALSFALRCDADGELRDIEVHRTWVRVTRLSYEAVEQRLSEEPFAALRAFTDRFRARRFAQGASRLALPEVSVRVEDGRVNIRPLPRLMSRELVTDAMLMAGEAAARFCLEREIPIPFAVQPPPESTDESTDLASMYARRRGFKPTRLVLEPDRHASLGLGHYTRATSPLRRYSDLLVHQQIRAWLDGAPPLDRAQVLERIGEAEQSSIAVRRGERLSNQHWKLVYLKENPGWKGQGVVVALEERRAVILVPDLALEARIRVRDAVTLNQPLRIAVNEVDLPDLSASFRALG, via the coding sequence TTGCCGACACATCAAGTGACACCCCCTCTCGATAGCCTGGTGCTCTACAAGAGCCGGCCGGCGCGCGTGGCCGCGCTCGGCGAGAAGATCGAGATCGAGCTGGAGGGCGGTCAGACCAAGCGCGTCCGGCCCAAGGACATCGAACTGCTGCATCCCGGACCACTGCGCCGGTTGTCCGAACTGGTGCCGCTGGAGGGCGAACTGAACGCGGCCTGGGAATTGCTGGAAGGCGGCGAGACCACGGTGCGCGAGCTGGCCGAACTGGCCTTCGACGACTACACACCGGCGAGCGCCTGGGCCGTCTGGCAGCAGGTCGCCGAAGGGCTGGCTTTTGTCGGCACGCCCGAGTCGATCCAGGTCCGACCGCGCGCGGTGGTCGAGCGCGAGCAGGCCGAGCGTACCGCCAAGGAGGCCGCCGAACGCGACTGGCGCGCCTTCCTGGAGCGCATGGCCGCCGCGCGTCCGGCGCCCGAGGATGCGCCCCGGCTCAGCGAGGTCGAGCGTCTGGCGCTCGGCCAGTCCGAGCACAGCCGCATCCTGGAAGCGCTCGGCCATCCGCAGACTCCGGAGAGCGCCCATCGTGCCCTGGTCCAGGTCGGACATTGGCCCGAGCGTCACAATCCGCATCCGCGCCGCTGCGGCGCCCCGATCGGCGACATCGAACTGCCGGTCCCGGATCTCGACGAAGAGACGCGGCTCGATCTCACCCATCTGCCGGCCTATGCCATCGACGACGAGGGCAATCAAGACCCCGACGATGCCTTGAGCCTGGACGGCGACCGCCTCTGGGTCCATGTCGCCGACGTTGGCGCTCTGGTGCGTCCGGACAGCGAGCTGGAACGCGAGGCGCGCGCGCGCGGCTCGAACCTCTATCTGCCCGAGGGCGTGGTCAACATGCTCCCCTGGCGCGTGACCGAACATCTGGGTCTGGGATTGCAGGAGGTCTCGCCCGCGCTCTCGTTCGCCCTGCGCTGCGACGCGGACGGCGAACTCCGCGACATCGAGGTCCACCGCACCTGGGTGCGCGTCACCCGTCTGAGCTATGAGGCCGTCGAGCAGCGGCTGAGCGAGGAACCCTTCGCCGCCCTGCGCGCCTTCACCGACCGCTTCCGCGCCCGGCGCTTTGCGCAGGGCGCCAGCCGTCTGGCCCTGCCTGAAGTCAGCGTGCGGGTCGAGGACGGTCGGGTCAACATCCGTCCGCTGCCGCGGCTGATGAGCCGCGAGCTGGTCACGGATGCCATGCTGATGGCCGGCGAGGCCGCCGCGCGCTTCTGTCTGGAGCGCGAGATCCCGATCCCCTTCGCTGTCCAGCCGCCGCCCGAATCGACAGATGAGAGCACGGACCTGGCCAGCATGTATGCCCGTCGGCGCGGCTTCAAGCCGACCCGGCTGGTGCTGGAGCCGGACCGGCACGCCAGCCTGGGTCTGGGGCACTACACCCGCGCGACCAGTCCGCTACGGCGCTATTCCGATCTGCTGGTGCATCAGCAGATCCGTGCCTGGCTCGACGGCGCTCCGCCGCTCGATCGCGCTCAGGTGCTGGAGCGCATCGGCGAGGCCGAGCAATCGTCGATCGCGGTGCGACGCGGCGAACGACTCTCCAACCAGCACTGGAAGCTGGTCTATCTCAAGGAGAATCCGGGTTGGAAGGGGCAGGGCGTGGTGGTGGCGCTCGAAGAACGCCGGGCCGTGATCCTGGTGCCGGATCTGGCGCTGGAAGCGCGCATTCGGGTGCGCGATGCCGTGACGCTCAACCAGCCGCTCCGGATCGCCGTCAACGAGGTCGATCTGCCGGATCTCAGCGCCAGTTTCCGTGCGCTCGGCTGA
- a CDS encoding pentapeptide repeat-containing protein, which produces MVEIKHRETGAILETIAADSLVGADLRDMQLSGADLRGMDLSGANLTSSDLDGACLAGARLVDTILIGVHLKQADLSEADLTRARLGSEHPARSAMLNHANLAGARLAQADLRGVEIRYANLQGADLSHADLRGTDFHGSDLRSVKATSALFIRANLREADLSDADLRDCHLNDANLVRANLSQADLTSTTPEGFTVINLANLEGANLNGARLRGILAQDTNFRHANLTNVDLTNASLGGSILHRADLTNADFSGVELASVTLEFANVSKARNAQVPSYKQNLR; this is translated from the coding sequence ATGGTCGAGATCAAACATCGCGAAACCGGAGCGATCCTGGAAACCATCGCCGCCGATTCGCTCGTCGGCGCGGATCTGCGCGACATGCAACTGAGCGGCGCGGATCTGCGCGGGATGGATCTGAGCGGTGCCAACCTGACATCGAGCGACCTCGACGGTGCCTGTCTGGCCGGTGCGCGTCTGGTCGATACCATCCTGATCGGCGTCCATCTGAAACAGGCCGATCTGAGTGAGGCGGATCTCACCCGCGCCCGGCTCGGCTCCGAGCATCCGGCGCGCTCGGCCATGCTCAATCACGCCAACCTCGCCGGCGCCCGACTGGCCCAGGCCGATCTGCGCGGCGTCGAGATCCGCTATGCCAATCTCCAGGGCGCGGATCTGAGTCACGCCGATCTGCGCGGGACGGATTTCCACGGCAGCGACCTGCGTTCGGTCAAGGCGACGAGTGCGCTCTTCATCCGTGCAAATCTGCGCGAGGCCGATCTCTCGGACGCCGATCTGCGCGACTGTCATCTCAACGACGCCAATCTGGTCCGCGCCAATCTGAGCCAGGCCGACCTGACCAGCACGACTCCCGAAGGTTTCACCGTGATCAATCTGGCCAATCTGGAAGGGGCCAATCTCAATGGCGCCCGACTGCGCGGGATCCTGGCTCAGGATACCAACTTCCGTCACGCCAATCTCACCAACGTCGACCTGACCAACGCCAGCCTTGGCGGCTCCATCCTGCATCGGGCCGATCTCACCAACGCCGACTTTTCGGGCGTCGAGCTGGCCAGCGTCACCCTGGAGTTCGCCAACGTCTCCAAGGCGCGCAACGCCCAGGTTCCGAGCTACAAGCAGAATCTCCGCTAG
- a CDS encoding YcbK family protein gives MALSAAAAPVAASPFFSRRSAERPRVLSFRHLHTDEWVDVTYRIGDTYQRSALLRLNQFFRDFRTGDVTTMDPQLFDILYDLKLRLGDPDARFDVISAYRSPATNARLRKASRGVAKNSLHLHGQAIDVRFPDLSTRRLRDAAVSLGRGGVGYYRRSDFVHLDTGAVRSWGA, from the coding sequence ATGGCCCTGTCCGCGGCGGCCGCTCCCGTTGCCGCCTCACCCTTCTTCTCACGCCGCTCGGCCGAACGCCCGCGTGTCCTGTCTTTCCGCCACCTGCACACCGACGAATGGGTCGACGTCACCTATCGCATCGGCGACACCTATCAACGATCCGCCCTGCTGCGACTGAACCAGTTCTTCCGCGACTTTCGCACCGGCGACGTCACGACGATGGACCCGCAGCTCTTCGACATCCTCTACGATCTCAAGCTGAGGCTCGGCGATCCCGACGCCCGGTTCGACGTCATCAGCGCCTACCGCTCTCCTGCCACCAACGCCCGGCTGAGGAAGGCGTCCAGAGGTGTCGCCAAGAACAGCCTCCATCTGCACGGCCAAGCCATCGATGTGCGCTTCCCCGATCTTTCGACCCGTCGTCTGCGTGATGCCGCCGTGTCGCTCGGACGTGGCGGCGTGGGGTATTACAGACGCTCCGACTTCGTGCATCTCGACACGGGCGCGGTCCGCTCCTGGGGCGCCTGA
- the prfB gene encoding peptide chain release factor 2 (programmed frameshift): MLDINPIAHQIADLKGRVESLRGYLDYAERKDRLTEVLRELEDPTIWNDPGRAQALGRERATLEAVVLTIDELTGALADADDLLALAAEESDEATLESLVADLKSHEARVSELEFRRMFSGEMDACNAFVDIQAGSGGTEAQDWAEMLLRMYLRWGERRGFKTELMEVSAGEVAGIKSATVKFEGDYAFGWLRTEIGVHRLVRKSPFDSGNRRHTSFSSVFVSPEVDDSVEIEINPADLRIDVYRASGAGGQHVNRTESAVRITHNPTGIVVQCQNDRSQHKNKDQAMKQLKSKLYELEMQKRRASQQALEETKSDIGWGSQIRSYVLDQSRIKDLRTGVEIANTQGVLDGNLDPFIQASLKSGL; the protein is encoded by the coding sequence CGGCTGACCGAGGTTCTGCGCGAACTGGAGGATCCGACCATCTGGAACGATCCGGGCCGCGCCCAGGCGCTGGGGCGCGAGCGCGCCACGCTGGAAGCCGTGGTGCTCACAATCGACGAGCTGACCGGCGCGCTCGCTGACGCCGACGATCTGCTCGCGCTCGCCGCCGAGGAATCCGACGAAGCGACGCTCGAATCGCTGGTCGCCGACCTCAAGAGCCACGAGGCGCGCGTGTCGGAGCTGGAATTCCGGCGCATGTTCTCCGGTGAGATGGACGCCTGCAACGCCTTCGTCGACATCCAGGCTGGTTCGGGCGGCACCGAGGCGCAGGACTGGGCCGAGATGCTGTTGCGCATGTATCTGCGCTGGGGCGAGCGGCGCGGCTTCAAGACCGAGCTGATGGAGGTCTCGGCGGGCGAAGTGGCCGGCATCAAGTCGGCCACCGTCAAGTTCGAGGGCGATTATGCCTTCGGCTGGCTGCGCACCGAGATCGGCGTGCATCGTCTGGTGCGCAAGTCGCCCTTCGACTCGGGCAACCGGCGGCATACCTCGTTTTCATCGGTGTTCGTCTCGCCCGAGGTCGATGACTCGGTCGAGATCGAGATCAACCCGGCCGACCTGCGCATCGACGTCTATCGCGCCAGCGGCGCCGGCGGTCAGCACGTCAACCGGACCGAGTCGGCGGTGCGTATCACCCACAACCCGACCGGCATCGTGGTCCAGTGTCAGAACGACCGTTCGCAGCACAAGAACAAGGATCAGGCGATGAAGCAGCTCAAGTCCAAGCTCTACGAGCTTGAGATGCAGAAGCGCCGCGCCAGCCAGCAGGCGCTGGAAGAGACCAAGTCCGACATCGGCTGGGGCAGCCAGATCCGTTCTTATGTGCTCGACCAGTCGCGCATCAAGGATCTGCGCACCGGGGTGGAGATCGCCAACACCCAGGGCGTGCTCGACGGCAATCTCGACCCCTTCATCCAAGCCAGCCTCAAGAGCGGGCTTTGA
- a CDS encoding sigma 54-interacting transcriptional regulator, whose translation MVDRRRPSNATEVSLAERLAFERLLGDLSALFANLPPERVIAEIEAALARLVDFLGFDRSSFGEFRDEDSPIEVLCSVARNGIETTPLGVGLPLPWYFGALRSGQLLVLPDLPADLPPEAEIEAEFSRQSGLRSNLSIPLRVGGRVMGVIAFSAFHRTRAWPEDLIVRLKIVGEVFAQALARSRRETELAAALAEITRLKERLEAENSYLRQSGCARPAQMLASRSPRFNQVLDEIAQAAPTNATVLLLGETGTGKEVLADTLHALSQRRERPLIKVNCAALPASLIETELFGREKGAYTGALARQPGRFELADGGSLFLDEVGELPLELQAKLLRVLQDGVFERVGGTRTIRVDVRLIAATNRNLARAVQAGGFREDLFYRLNVFPVTLPPLRERREDIPWLAWEFIKHFSDSMGKPIEHVAEDSMQALLDYHWPGNVRELRNLIERAMILARGPTLHVALECAPATTTRPTATDTLADNERAHILQILEQTHWRIRGAGGAAERLGLKPTTLESRMKRLGLSRSG comes from the coding sequence ATGGTGGATAGGCGCCGGCCGTCGAATGCGACCGAGGTCTCGCTCGCCGAGCGTCTGGCCTTCGAGCGTTTGCTGGGTGATCTGTCGGCGCTCTTCGCCAACCTCCCGCCTGAGCGGGTCATCGCTGAAATCGAAGCCGCCTTGGCGCGTTTGGTCGACTTTCTCGGATTCGATCGCAGTTCGTTCGGTGAATTCAGGGACGAGGATTCTCCGATCGAGGTGCTCTGCTCGGTGGCGCGCAACGGGATCGAAACCACTCCACTGGGCGTCGGGTTGCCGCTGCCCTGGTATTTCGGCGCGCTGCGCTCCGGTCAATTGCTCGTGCTGCCGGATCTCCCGGCGGATCTGCCGCCCGAGGCCGAGATCGAAGCTGAGTTCAGCCGTCAGAGCGGATTGCGCTCGAACCTGAGTATCCCACTGCGGGTCGGTGGGCGCGTCATGGGCGTGATCGCCTTCTCAGCCTTCCATCGTACCCGCGCCTGGCCGGAGGATCTGATCGTCCGGCTCAAGATCGTCGGCGAGGTGTTCGCTCAGGCGCTGGCGCGCAGTCGCCGCGAGACCGAGCTGGCGGCCGCGCTCGCCGAGATCACGCGCCTCAAGGAGCGGCTGGAGGCCGAGAACAGCTATCTGCGCCAGTCCGGATGTGCGCGTCCCGCCCAGATGCTGGCCAGCCGTTCACCGCGCTTCAATCAGGTGCTCGACGAGATCGCCCAAGCGGCCCCGACCAACGCCACCGTGCTCCTGCTCGGCGAGACCGGCACCGGCAAGGAGGTGCTGGCCGATACCCTCCATGCGCTGAGCCAACGCCGTGAGCGCCCCCTCATCAAGGTCAACTGCGCGGCCCTGCCGGCCTCCCTGATCGAGACCGAGCTCTTCGGGCGCGAAAAGGGTGCCTATACCGGCGCACTGGCGCGTCAGCCCGGACGCTTCGAGCTGGCCGATGGCGGCAGCCTCTTTCTCGACGAGGTTGGCGAGCTGCCGCTGGAGCTTCAGGCCAAGCTGTTGCGCGTGCTCCAGGACGGGGTGTTCGAGCGCGTCGGCGGCACCCGGACGATCCGGGTCGACGTGCGTCTGATCGCGGCGACCAACCGTAATCTGGCGCGCGCCGTCCAGGCGGGCGGTTTTCGCGAGGATCTGTTCTATCGCCTCAACGTCTTTCCGGTGACGCTGCCCCCTCTGCGCGAGCGGCGTGAGGACATCCCCTGGCTGGCCTGGGAGTTCATCAAGCACTTCAGTGACTCGATGGGCAAGCCGATCGAGCACGTCGCCGAGGACTCGATGCAGGCGCTGCTCGACTATCACTGGCCGGGCAATGTGCGTGAACTGCGCAATCTGATCGAGCGCGCCATGATCCTGGCGCGCGGCCCCACCCTGCATGTGGCGCTCGAATGCGCACCGGCGACGACCACACGACCGACCGCGACCGACACGCTCGCCGACAACGAGCGCGCCCATATCCTCCAGATCCTGGAGCAGACGCACTGGCGCATCCGCGGCGCGGGCGGGGCGGCGGAACGGCTCGGTCTCAAGCCGACGACGCTCGAATCGCGCATGAAACGGCTGGGATTGAGCCGATCCGGTTGA